From Nicotiana tabacum cultivar K326 chromosome 15, ASM71507v2, whole genome shotgun sequence, the proteins below share one genomic window:
- the LOC107799035 gene encoding protein SRC2 homolog: MEWRPFDITVLSADGIKNVNLFYPMDVYVEVSIFGYAKNKKKSFVDKKGGTCPRWNYPMKFTLDEPSLTKPDLSLFFRLRSNRFFGDKDIGIVTIPIQELFTDSTSNDEGSAERIVEYQVFTAGTRKPKGTVKFAYKFGKKFAHNQHINGYPALPAGTQHVNHQLVTGYPQTHMPPVWCGTSSTGMTYHQHHPGGYSSPGYGEYGGYPTAMPPPGYPPAGYDQYPPPPGYGYNPPMQQQVQQPNNNKGNKFGAMGVGLGLGAGLVGGALVGHAISDAMDDD, encoded by the coding sequence ATGGAATGGCGTCCATTTGATATCACGGTGCTCTCTGCCGATGGCATTAAAAATGTCAATCTTTTTTATCCTATGGATGTCTATGTAGAAGTGTCCATCTTTGGCTACGCCAAAAACAAGAAAAAGTCATTTGTAGACAAAAAGGGTGGCACTTGTCCCAGGTGGAATTACCCCATGAAATTTACCTTGGATGAGCCTTCCCTTACTAAGCCTgatctttcccttttctttcgCCTTAGATCTAATCGTTTTTTTGGTGATAAGGATATCGGCATTGTCACTATTCCAATCCAAGAACTCTTTACAGATTCCACCTCAAACGACGAAGGCAGTGCTGAGAGGATTGTTGAATATCAGGTCTTCACTGCTGGGACTAGGAAACCTAAAGGTACCGTAAAGTTTGCGTACAAGTTTGGAAAAAAATTTGCTCACAACCAACATATCAATGGTTATCCTGCATTACCAGCTGGGACTCAACATGTCAACCACCAACTTGTCACTGGCTATCCACAAACTCATATGCCACCCGTTTGGTGTGGTACGTCATCAACTGGAATGACATACCACCAACATCATCCAGGAGGATATTCTTCTCCTGGATATGGTGAATATGGTGGATATCCGACCGCAATGCCGCCTCCTGGGTATCCACCTGCTGGATATGATCAATATCCACCCCCACCAGGGTATGGATATAATCCTCCAATGCAGCAGCAAGTCCAACAACCAAATAATAATAAGGGTAACAAGTTTGGAGCGATGGGAGTAGGATTGGGTTTGGGTGCAGGGCTGGTGGGTGGTGCGCTGGTCGGACATGCGATTTCAGATGCAATGGACGATGATTAA